A stretch of the Prochlorococcus marinus str. MIT 0918 genome encodes the following:
- the rpe gene encoding ribulose-phosphate 3-epimerase, with product MSSKSLVIAPSILSADFARLGEEVEAIDKAGADWIHVDVMDGRFVPNITIGPLIVEALRPVTKKPLDVHLMIVEPEKYVEDFAKAGADHIYVQVEACPHLHRNLGQIKDLGKKAGAVLNPGTKLDTLEYCLELCDLVLIMSVNPGFGGQSFIESQVDKIRDLRHMCNERGLDPWIEVDGGIKANNAWKVIEAGANAIVSGSGVFNEPDYAKAIEGIRNSKKP from the coding sequence ATGAGCTCTAAATCACTTGTCATAGCGCCTTCGATCCTTTCTGCTGATTTTGCTCGGCTAGGAGAAGAGGTTGAAGCTATTGATAAAGCTGGTGCTGATTGGATCCATGTAGATGTCATGGATGGGCGATTTGTTCCAAATATAACTATTGGTCCATTAATTGTTGAAGCTCTGAGGCCAGTAACAAAAAAACCATTAGATGTACATCTGATGATTGTTGAACCTGAAAAATATGTAGAAGATTTTGCCAAAGCTGGGGCTGATCACATTTACGTTCAAGTTGAAGCATGTCCTCACCTTCATAGAAACTTGGGTCAAATTAAAGATCTAGGTAAAAAAGCTGGTGCAGTACTAAATCCTGGTACAAAGCTAGATACACTTGAGTATTGCTTGGAATTATGTGATTTAGTCTTAATAATGAGCGTGAATCCAGGATTTGGAGGGCAAAGTTTTATTGAAAGTCAAGTAGATAAAATACGTGATCTACGTCATATGTGTAATGAACGTGGTTTAGACCCTTGGATAGAAGTTGATGGAGGAATTAAAGCAAACAATGCGTGGAAAGTTATAGAAGCAGGTGCCAATGCAATTGTTAGTGGATCAGGTGTATTTAATGAACCTGATTATGCTAAAGCTATTGAGGGAATTCGTAACAGTAAAAAGCCATAG
- the glpX gene encoding class II fructose-bisphosphatase, with amino-acid sequence MDRTLIQEILEVVEQAAIASAELTGLGKKDEADAAAVEAMRKRMGTIEMQGRIVIGEGERDEAPMLYIGEEVGSGSGPGVDFAVDPCEGTNLCANNQRGSMAVLAASDRGGLFNAPDFYMKKLAAPPAAKGKVDIRNSATKNISILSDCLGLAVSELTIVVMDRARHKDLIAEIRSTGARVQPISDGDVQAAIACGFAGTGTHCLMGIGAAPEGVISAAAMRALGGHFQGQLIYDPAIAMTKEWADYTKEGNIARLNEMGITEVDKIYEANELASGENVVFAGSGITDGLLFNGVKFEKDCTRTSSLVISTLDSTARFTNTIHIKDGAKSIALS; translated from the coding sequence GTGGACCGCACTCTCATTCAAGAAATTCTCGAGGTTGTCGAACAGGCAGCTATAGCCTCTGCCGAACTTACTGGGTTAGGTAAAAAAGATGAAGCAGACGCTGCTGCTGTTGAAGCTATGCGTAAAAGAATGGGAACTATTGAAATGCAAGGAAGAATAGTTATAGGTGAAGGAGAGAGAGATGAAGCGCCAATGCTCTACATAGGTGAAGAAGTGGGTAGCGGCTCTGGACCAGGTGTTGATTTTGCAGTTGATCCATGTGAAGGCACGAATTTATGTGCTAACAATCAAAGAGGTTCTATGGCTGTTTTAGCAGCATCTGACCGAGGTGGATTATTTAATGCCCCAGACTTTTATATGAAAAAATTAGCAGCTCCTCCTGCTGCTAAAGGCAAAGTAGATATCCGTAATAGTGCTACTAAAAACATCAGCATTCTTAGTGACTGTCTTGGTTTGGCAGTTAGTGAATTGACTATTGTAGTTATGGATAGAGCTAGGCATAAGGATTTAATTGCTGAAATTCGTTCTACTGGAGCTAGAGTTCAACCAATTTCTGATGGAGATGTTCAAGCAGCAATAGCTTGTGGCTTTGCTGGTACTGGGACTCATTGCTTAATGGGGATTGGTGCTGCTCCTGAGGGTGTTATCTCGGCCGCTGCAATGAGGGCTCTTGGGGGGCATTTTCAAGGACAATTAATATATGACCCTGCTATTGCAATGACTAAAGAGTGGGCTGACTATACAAAAGAGGGTAATATTGCTCGCCTCAATGAAATGGGAATAACAGAAGTTGACAAGATTTATGAGGCAAATGAGCTTGCATCAGGTGAAAATGTTGTTTTTGCTGGAAGTGGTATTACTGATGGCCTTTTATTCAATGGAGTTAAATTTGAAAAAGACTGCACTCGTACAAGCAG